Proteins encoded within one genomic window of bacterium:
- the infB gene encoding translation initiation factor IF-2, with product MRVHELAKKLNVQSKDLITVLHDLGFTDIKNVSQNTTPAMDKAATEKIQGPAKPATPSKPKVAIHRPAQPVQPPQAQPAEAPAAVVEAQAPEAPAAEAPAAEAPVAEAPKAAEAPAAPGVPPQAPARPAAPSAPGAPQPPQAQAPTPAPAPAPLRPAQAAAQAHRSVTPTSRPTPPARPAVTPPLPPAAHERGPVPQFRSTRPAQQAQAPSAPQAPSAPQAPQAAPSSGLPSRPGAPGAPQPPRPMAPQARPAAPGRPMGGPGRPAPAGGPARPAGGAPSPAAPGTGGPRPGHGGPGRRDAWKDKDRENTQKVMESGGKRGKRGRGRDRHEAETAGNLATLTKHIKLSGSITVKELADKMGVKETEIIKRLFMKGIMATINQTLELETAEMIVTEMEYTFELVNPMEEEAAVEVEVEDQADLLPRPPVVTIMGHVDHGKTSLLDAIRKTSVASGEAGGITQHIGAYQVKINDQLITFLDTPGHEAFTAMRARGAKATDIAVLVVAADDGVKPQTIEAISHAKEAGVQLLVAINKIDKPGANPDQVKQQLTEYELVAEEWGGQTVMVPVSAKQKIGLENLLEMILLVSEVLELKANPKKMAKGIIIEAQLDKGMGPVATVLVQNGTLKVGDNFVVGSIAGKVRAMINDHGRRVKEAGPAMPVEVLGMPTVPAAGDVFQVVEDEKTAKTIAAQRAEYDRTQRLNATRHISLTDVYSRIQEGKIKDLKVILKSDVKGSAEALESSLSKITAKDGDVQVRVIHSGTGDISEADVMLAAASDAIVIGFNVKANDAARAKATLDGVDIREYNIIYKAIEDMEAAIKGMLEPEYEEVFVGRSEVRAIFKVGKQDIIAGCMVKEGKMQRGAIARVLRGTEELYKGKLDNLKRFKDDVKEVATGYECGISFDGFNNLQEGDVIEAYQMQVKQ from the coding sequence ATGCGGGTACACGAACTGGCCAAGAAGCTCAACGTCCAAAGCAAGGACCTGATCACGGTGCTGCACGACCTGGGCTTCACGGACATCAAGAACGTCAGCCAAAACACCACCCCTGCCATGGACAAGGCGGCCACCGAGAAGATCCAGGGCCCCGCCAAGCCGGCGACGCCCAGCAAGCCCAAGGTCGCGATCCATCGCCCCGCCCAGCCGGTGCAGCCTCCCCAGGCCCAGCCCGCCGAGGCCCCTGCGGCCGTCGTCGAGGCGCAGGCCCCCGAGGCTCCCGCTGCCGAGGCTCCCGCTGCCGAGGCGCCCGTCGCTGAGGCGCCCAAGGCCGCCGAGGCTCCGGCCGCTCCTGGGGTGCCCCCCCAGGCCCCGGCGCGTCCCGCCGCGCCGAGCGCTCCTGGCGCCCCCCAGCCGCCCCAGGCGCAGGCCCCTACCCCGGCTCCGGCTCCGGCTCCGCTGCGGCCGGCTCAGGCCGCAGCCCAGGCGCACCGCTCGGTGACCCCCACCTCGCGTCCGACGCCTCCCGCGCGTCCGGCCGTCACCCCTCCCCTGCCGCCCGCCGCCCACGAGCGCGGCCCGGTGCCCCAGTTCCGCTCGACGCGCCCTGCTCAGCAGGCGCAGGCGCCTAGCGCGCCCCAGGCCCCCAGCGCCCCTCAGGCGCCTCAGGCCGCTCCGAGCAGCGGGCTGCCCTCGCGTCCCGGCGCACCGGGGGCTCCCCAGCCTCCGCGCCCCATGGCGCCCCAGGCCCGTCCTGCCGCTCCCGGTCGCCCCATGGGCGGTCCCGGCCGTCCGGCTCCTGCCGGTGGTCCCGCTCGGCCCGCTGGCGGCGCCCCGAGCCCCGCGGCTCCCGGCACCGGCGGTCCCCGGCCCGGCCATGGCGGCCCCGGCCGTCGTGATGCCTGGAAGGACAAAGACCGGGAGAACACCCAGAAGGTCATGGAGTCCGGCGGCAAGCGTGGCAAGCGCGGTCGCGGACGTGATCGCCACGAGGCAGAAACGGCAGGGAACTTGGCCACGTTGACCAAACACATCAAGCTCTCGGGCTCCATCACGGTCAAGGAGCTCGCCGACAAGATGGGCGTCAAGGAGACCGAGATCATCAAGCGCCTCTTCATGAAGGGGATCATGGCGACCATCAACCAGACGCTCGAGCTGGAGACCGCCGAGATGATCGTGACCGAGATGGAGTACACCTTCGAGCTGGTCAACCCCATGGAAGAGGAAGCCGCCGTCGAGGTCGAGGTCGAAGACCAGGCCGACCTGCTGCCCCGTCCGCCCGTCGTCACCATCATGGGTCACGTCGACCACGGTAAGACCTCGCTCTTGGACGCCATCCGCAAGACCAGCGTCGCCTCGGGCGAAGCCGGCGGCATCACCCAGCACATCGGCGCCTACCAGGTCAAGATCAACGACCAGCTCATCACCTTCCTCGACACCCCGGGCCACGAGGCGTTCACCGCCATGCGTGCCCGCGGCGCCAAGGCGACCGACATCGCGGTCCTGGTGGTGGCGGCCGACGACGGCGTCAAGCCCCAGACCATCGAAGCCATCAGCCACGCCAAGGAAGCCGGCGTCCAGCTGCTGGTCGCCATCAACAAGATCGACAAGCCCGGCGCCAACCCCGACCAGGTCAAGCAGCAGCTGACCGAGTACGAATTGGTCGCCGAGGAGTGGGGCGGTCAGACCGTCATGGTCCCCGTTTCAGCCAAGCAGAAGATCGGTCTCGAGAACCTGCTCGAGATGATCCTGCTGGTGTCCGAAGTGCTCGAGCTCAAGGCCAACCCCAAGAAGATGGCCAAGGGCATCATCATCGAAGCGCAGCTCGACAAGGGCATGGGCCCCGTGGCCACGGTGCTCGTCCAGAACGGCACCCTCAAGGTCGGCGACAACTTCGTGGTCGGCTCGATCGCCGGTAAGGTCCGCGCCATGATCAACGACCATGGCCGCCGCGTGAAGGAAGCCGGCCCCGCGATGCCCGTCGAGGTGCTCGGTATGCCCACCGTGCCCGCGGCCGGCGACGTGTTCCAGGTGGTCGAGGACGAGAAGACCGCCAAGACCATCGCCGCCCAGCGCGCCGAGTACGACCGTACCCAGCGCCTGAACGCGACCCGTCACATCTCGCTGACCGACGTGTACAGCCGCATCCAGGAAGGCAAGATCAAGGACCTCAAGGTCATCCTGAAGTCCGACGTGAAGGGCTCGGCCGAGGCGCTTGAGAGCAGCCTCTCCAAGATCACCGCCAAGGACGGCGACGTCCAGGTCCGGGTCATCCACTCGGGCACCGGCGACATCTCGGAAGCCGACGTCATGCTCGCGGCGGCCTCGGACGCCATCGTCATCGGCTTCAACGTCAAGGCCAACGATGCGGCCCGCGCCAAGGCGACCCTCGACGGGGTCGACATCCGCGAGTACAACATCATCTACAAGGCCATCGAGGACATGGAGGCCGCGATCAAGGGCATGCTCGAGCCCGAGTACGAAGAGGTCTTCGTCGGTCGCTCCGAGGTCCGCGCGATCTTCAAGGTCGGCAAGCAGGACATCATCGCGGGCTGCATGGTCAAGGAAGGCAAGATGCAGCGCGGGGCGATCGCCCGGGTCCTGCGCGGCACCGAGGAGCTCTACAAGGGCAAGCTCGACAACCTCAAGCGCTTCAAGGACGACGTCAAGGAAGTCGCGACGGGTTACGAGTGCGGTATCTCCTTCGACGGCTTCAACAACCTGCAGGAAGGCGACGTCATCGAAGCCTACCAGATGCAGGTCAAGCAGTAG
- the nusA gene encoding transcription termination/antitermination protein NusA — MKIDKELFKQMQRERGVSTEVLQEALEAGMLSAYKKTANPHPNTIARLDLESGEFHVLDLREVVEVIEDPDSQMLLSEAKELLDEAEVGQVLEIDVTPDPSELGRLAAQMMKQVLNQRLREAERKQVLDQFKGKEGETIIGTVQRFEGRNIIVNFGKVEGIVPGSEQVPGESYRPGDRIKVFLCEVRETTRGMQLLVSRGHAGLVRELFELEIPEIMDGTVTIEAIAREAGFRTKLAVRSKDQSVDPVGACVGARGGRIQGIVNELRNEKIDIIRWSEDPTTFIANALSPAKVVSVSVNSLERTAKVVVPDAMLSLAIGREGQNVRLAARLTGYKIDIKSESQQRELNAAALESAMGEIEYHPVDEEYAEEAIAENAEAANVEEATEAAVATEEAIAVAAEETEAPAEEAEGV; from the coding sequence ATGAAGATTGACAAGGAACTCTTCAAGCAGATGCAGCGCGAGCGCGGCGTGAGCACCGAGGTGCTCCAAGAAGCGCTCGAGGCGGGCATGCTTTCGGCCTACAAGAAGACGGCCAATCCGCACCCCAACACCATCGCGCGTCTCGACCTCGAGTCCGGCGAGTTCCACGTGCTGGACCTGCGCGAGGTCGTCGAGGTGATCGAGGATCCCGACAGCCAGATGCTCTTGTCCGAAGCCAAGGAGCTGCTGGACGAGGCCGAGGTCGGCCAGGTCCTCGAGATCGACGTCACCCCCGACCCGAGCGAGCTCGGTCGCCTTGCCGCCCAGATGATGAAGCAGGTCCTCAACCAGCGCCTGCGCGAGGCCGAGCGCAAGCAGGTCCTCGACCAGTTCAAGGGCAAGGAAGGCGAGACGATCATCGGCACCGTCCAGCGCTTCGAGGGCCGCAACATCATCGTCAACTTCGGCAAGGTCGAGGGCATCGTCCCCGGCTCCGAGCAGGTGCCCGGCGAGAGCTACCGCCCCGGCGACCGCATCAAGGTCTTCCTGTGCGAGGTCCGCGAGACCACCCGCGGCATGCAGCTGCTGGTCAGCCGCGGCCACGCGGGGCTCGTCCGCGAGCTGTTCGAGCTCGAGATCCCCGAGATCATGGACGGCACCGTGACCATCGAGGCGATCGCCCGTGAGGCCGGCTTCCGCACCAAGCTCGCCGTGCGGTCCAAGGACCAGTCGGTCGACCCGGTCGGCGCTTGCGTCGGCGCCCGCGGCGGCCGTATCCAGGGCATCGTCAACGAGCTGCGCAACGAGAAGATCGACATCATCCGCTGGTCGGAGGATCCCACGACCTTCATCGCCAACGCCCTCTCGCCCGCCAAGGTCGTCTCGGTCTCGGTCAACTCGCTCGAGCGCACCGCCAAGGTGGTCGTGCCCGACGCGATGCTGTCGCTGGCCATCGGCCGCGAGGGTCAGAACGTCCGCCTGGCGGCTCGCCTGACCGGCTACAAGATCGACATCAAGAGCGAGTCCCAGCAGCGCGAGCTGAACGCCGCGGCCCTCGAGAGCGCCATGGGCGAGATCGAGTACCACCCGGTTGACGAGGAGTACGCCGAGGAGGCGATCGCCGAGAACGCCGAAGCTGCGAACGTCGAGGAAGCGACCGAAGCCGCCGTCGCGACCGAGGAAGCCATCGCCGTGGCCGCCGAGGAGACCGAGGCGCCCGCCGAAGAGGCCGAGGGCGTCTAA
- the hpt gene encoding hypoxanthine phosphoribosyltransferase, with protein MSTYLPNLLESIDSTLISKEELQARINELGKTISEDYAGKDLVVIGVLKGVAMFLGDIYKQISIPCELDFMAVSSYGASTRSSGVVRILKDLDESITGRHVLILEDIIDTGLTLSYLVRTLMERRPASLEICTLLDKPARRLEEVPVKYTGFTIPDKFVVGYGLDYRQKFRNLPFIGVLKPEVYTK; from the coding sequence GTGAGCACCTACCTCCCCAACCTTCTCGAATCGATCGACTCCACCCTCATCTCGAAAGAAGAGCTGCAGGCGCGCATCAACGAGCTCGGCAAGACCATCTCCGAGGACTACGCCGGCAAGGACCTGGTGGTGATCGGCGTCCTCAAGGGCGTCGCCATGTTCCTGGGTGACATCTACAAGCAGATCTCGATCCCCTGCGAGCTCGACTTCATGGCCGTCTCCAGCTACGGCGCCTCGACCCGCTCGAGCGGCGTCGTGCGAATCCTCAAGGACCTGGACGAGAGCATCACCGGCCGCCACGTCCTCATCCTCGAGGACATCATCGACACGGGGCTGACCCTCAGCTACCTGGTGCGCACCCTCATGGAGCGCCGCCCCGCCTCGCTCGAGATCTGCACCCTCCTGGACAAGCCCGCCCGTCGCCTCGAAGAGGTCCCGGTCAAGTACACCGGCTTCACCATCCCCGACAAGTTCGTGGTCGGCTACGGCCTCGACTACCGCCAGAAGTTCCGCAACCTGCCGTTCATCGGCGTGCTCAAGCCCGAGGTGTACACGAAGTAA
- a CDS encoding SpoIID/LytB domain-containing protein — MARLPCAFALLLALSSPAFAHETTVRIGLAEGVARVTLATSVGGLVVDASGRTLTQTRAMEALEAKREGTAIALYGSMGRVASVQLPLRLVPRAAAGEVGLVFGAGRWYRGEMELRPAGNRLTLVNHVPLEHYLYGVVPAEMNPRWPLESLKAQAVAARTYALAKLGQFASRGFDMKPTTENQVYRGAGVERVPSNMAVDQTLGQVLTHGGRVIAAYFHSSSGGYTETGAAVWGEPRPYLQAVPDFDQQSPRYLWQKNVQAPSLRQALSAKGVRVGDLLRFEVVERSYSGRVKRVKVVGTQGQQEVSGDAVRQAAGLYSTLFNVLGYGGGAGRPAAFAFAGRGHGHGLGLSQWGAKSLGERGYGYAQILAHYYPTSQLSTLESRALHESPQALAGALQ; from the coding sequence ATGGCGAGACTCCCCTGTGCCTTCGCCCTCCTTTTGGCGCTGAGCTCGCCTGCTTTCGCCCATGAGACCACCGTTCGCATCGGCCTGGCCGAAGGGGTGGCCCGGGTGACCCTCGCCACCTCGGTCGGCGGCCTCGTCGTGGACGCATCCGGCCGGACCCTCACCCAGACCCGGGCCATGGAGGCCCTGGAAGCCAAGCGCGAGGGAACGGCGATCGCCCTGTACGGCTCCATGGGACGCGTCGCGTCCGTGCAGTTGCCTTTGCGCCTCGTGCCCCGCGCGGCGGCGGGCGAGGTGGGGTTGGTTTTCGGGGCCGGGCGCTGGTACCGCGGCGAGATGGAGCTGCGGCCGGCGGGCAATCGCCTCACCCTGGTCAATCACGTCCCGCTGGAGCACTACCTGTACGGGGTGGTGCCCGCCGAGATGAACCCTCGCTGGCCCCTCGAGAGCCTCAAAGCCCAGGCCGTCGCCGCCCGCACCTACGCGCTCGCCAAGCTCGGCCAGTTCGCCAGCCGCGGCTTCGACATGAAGCCGACCACCGAGAACCAGGTCTATCGCGGGGCCGGCGTCGAGCGGGTGCCGAGCAACATGGCGGTGGATCAGACGCTCGGACAGGTGCTGACCCACGGGGGCCGGGTGATCGCGGCCTACTTCCACTCGTCGTCCGGCGGCTACACCGAAACCGGGGCCGCCGTCTGGGGCGAACCGCGTCCCTACCTGCAGGCGGTGCCCGACTTCGACCAGCAGAGCCCCCGCTACCTCTGGCAGAAGAACGTGCAGGCTCCCAGCCTGCGCCAGGCGCTATCTGCTAAGGGCGTGCGGGTGGGCGACTTGCTGCGCTTCGAGGTCGTGGAGCGAAGCTACTCGGGGCGGGTCAAGCGCGTGAAGGTGGTCGGCACCCAGGGCCAGCAGGAAGTCTCGGGGGATGCAGTCCGGCAGGCGGCGGGCCTCTACTCCACTCTCTTTAACGTGCTGGGCTACGGCGGGGGCGCGGGGCGCCCTGCGGCCTTCGCTTTCGCCGGCCGCGGCCACGGTCACGGCCTGGGCCTCTCGCAGTGGGGGGCCAAGAGCCTCGGAGAGCGTGGTTACGGTTACGCCCAGATTCTGGCACACTATTACCCGACGTCGCAGCTCTCCACACTCGAGTCGCGGGCGCTCCACGAGAGCCCGCAGGCGCTCGCAGGGGCCCTGCAATGA
- a CDS encoding YlxR family protein — protein MGAEPLRRCVSCRQLGSKLELIRLVRTPEGDVLLDLSGKAQGRGAYVHRQGRCVEDALKRRQLDRALRCHVPAELAKNIAALGQEHEGGGRSGGSSAG, from the coding sequence ATGGGTGCCGAGCCGCTTCGTCGCTGCGTGAGTTGTCGCCAATTGGGATCAAAGTTAGAATTGATCCGGTTGGTTCGGACACCCGAGGGAGACGTCCTCCTGGACCTCAGCGGCAAGGCGCAAGGGCGCGGGGCCTACGTCCACCGCCAAGGGCGGTGCGTGGAGGACGCGCTCAAGCGTCGGCAACTCGATCGGGCATTGCGGTGCCATGTTCCAGCTGAGCTGGCTAAGAATATCGCCGCCCTCGGCCAGGAGCACGAAGGCGGGGGGCGGTCCGGCGGATCATCCGCCGGCTAG
- the lepB gene encoding signal peptidase I → MPLFSFGQKRASGKPPKSRTRETIETFVVALVLALTVRATVAEARFIPSESMLPTLEVGDRLIVEKVSYRFESPSRGDIVVFNPPASAGFRENNAFIKRVIGIPGDRLSVHDGKVFRNGVELQESYIKEAPDYLMPDPANPGAYFHDGREVTVPEGHVFVMGDNRNNSADSHVWGFLPIQNIIGRAAVRYWPPARFGLPG, encoded by the coding sequence ATGCCCTTGTTTTCCTTTGGTCAGAAGCGCGCTTCTGGCAAGCCCCCCAAGTCTCGGACCCGCGAGACGATCGAGACCTTCGTGGTGGCTCTGGTCCTGGCGCTCACCGTGCGCGCGACCGTCGCAGAAGCTCGTTTCATTCCTTCCGAGTCCATGCTGCCGACCCTCGAGGTGGGCGATCGCCTGATCGTCGAGAAGGTCTCTTACCGCTTCGAATCCCCCAGCCGCGGCGACATCGTCGTCTTCAACCCGCCCGCATCTGCGGGCTTCCGCGAGAACAACGCCTTCATCAAGCGCGTGATCGGGATTCCCGGCGATCGCCTCTCGGTCCACGACGGCAAGGTCTTCCGTAACGGGGTCGAGCTCCAGGAGTCCTACATCAAGGAAGCTCCTGACTACCTGATGCCGGATCCGGCCAACCCCGGGGCCTACTTCCACGACGGCCGCGAGGTCACGGTGCCTGAGGGCCACGTCTTCGTGATGGGCGACAACCGCAACAACTCGGCCGATAGCCACGTCTGGGGCTTCCTGCCCATCCAGAACATCATCGGCCGCGCGGCCGTTCGCTACTGGCCCCCGGCCCGCTTCGGCCTGCCGGGCTAG
- a CDS encoding ribosome maturation factor RimP yields MSRIAEQVTELARPIAESAGVELFDVEYVKEGGHWILRITIDSEAGVSHAECETVSRALDEVLDTHPDILPSAYMLEVSSPGAERPLRSQRDFDRFKGRKVLVKAYAPIAGKKEWTGELLGATEAAILIKGPEGEQEFPKEQVSLVRLTID; encoded by the coding sequence GTGTCACGCATCGCCGAGCAGGTCACCGAGCTGGCCCGCCCCATCGCCGAGAGCGCCGGCGTCGAGCTGTTCGACGTCGAGTACGTCAAGGAGGGCGGTCACTGGATCCTGCGGATCACCATCGACTCCGAGGCGGGCGTCTCGCACGCCGAGTGCGAGACCGTCAGCCGAGCGCTCGATGAGGTCCTCGACACCCATCCGGACATCTTGCCCAGCGCCTACATGCTCGAGGTCTCGAGCCCCGGCGCCGAGCGCCCGCTGCGCTCCCAGCGCGACTTCGACCGCTTCAAGGGCCGCAAGGTCCTGGTCAAGGCCTACGCGCCCATCGCGGGCAAGAAGGAGTGGACGGGCGAGCTTCTCGGCGCCACCGAGGCGGCGATCCTTATCAAGGGCCCCGAGGGCGAACAGGAATTTCCTAAGGAGCAAGTCTCCTTGGTGCGATTGACGATCGATTGA
- a CDS encoding adenylate/guanylate cyclase domain-containing protein: MHCDVTVLFADLEGFTAMTEQLPAPEVVSRLNETFTALTDAVDRFGGRVDKFMGDAMLVVWSEADPRRSAALSVQAAIAMQEAAAQLQAQAIAEGRRPVKVRIGISSGRAIIGEIGAPQRREKTVIGDAVNTASRLEALNKEFHTDSILSGATYELAGDRLRARDLGMVSIKGRREPVQAYALIGWNEEETP, translated from the coding sequence GTGCACTGCGACGTGACGGTGCTCTTCGCCGACCTCGAAGGCTTCACCGCCATGACCGAGCAGCTACCCGCTCCCGAGGTCGTCTCGCGCCTCAATGAAACCTTCACGGCCCTCACCGACGCGGTGGACCGCTTCGGCGGACGGGTGGACAAGTTCATGGGCGACGCCATGCTGGTCGTCTGGTCCGAGGCCGACCCGCGCCGCTCGGCCGCGCTTTCGGTCCAGGCGGCCATCGCCATGCAAGAGGCCGCCGCCCAACTGCAGGCGCAGGCGATCGCCGAGGGGCGCCGACCGGTCAAGGTCCGCATCGGGATCTCGTCGGGTCGGGCGATCATCGGCGAGATCGGCGCGCCCCAGCGCCGGGAGAAGACCGTCATCGGGGATGCGGTCAACACCGCTTCCCGGCTTGAAGCTCTCAACAAGGAGTTTCACACCGACTCCATCCTGTCGGGTGCGACCTACGAGCTGGCAGGCGATCGCCTCCGGGCGCGGGACCTCGGCATGGTCTCGATCAAGGGGCGGCGTGAGCCGGTTCAGGCCTATGCCCTCATCGGTTGGAACGAGGAGGAGACCCCATGA